GCTTTAAATGATAGACATGCTCTTGGTTTAATGGAAAGAGATAATAAAGATATTGAAATATTTTTAAAGCGTAAAGCTGAAATTGATAAATTTGAAGAGTTGTAATAGTAATAAATCTGATTAACTTATAAAAGAGGTAGGAATTAAATATTCCTACCTCTTTTATACATAGCATTTAAATGAACACCTTATTTATTGAAAAAGTAGAAGAATTAAATTTTTATTGATGGCTTGGTGTATAGGACTTCAGATCATTATAAAACCCTTACCGAGATAAAATAGAGAGGATATTCATTATGGAAACGATACAATTAGATGGACGTAAATTTACTAGCAAAGAGATGCTGCATAAAATTTAAAAAGATCAATTAGACTTACCTGATTATTATGGGGAGAATGCTGATGCTTTATGGGATTGTCTTACTGGATGGATCGACACTTCTGTAAAAATAGAATGGGAATTTTTTAGAGAAAGTAAAGAAATGCTAGGTTCATATGCTGATTTAATTTTAGAAAATTTTCAGGATGCACAAAAAAAGTCCAGATGAGTACTATATTGTTGTAAAATAACTAAAAAGAACTTAGGTAAACATAAAAAACGTAGAAATAATTATTTTCTACGTTTTTTATTGTATCAATTTGAATACTTTCCCAGAGTGGCCCTTCATACCTCGAATCGTTTCCGTACCCCAATTACCTATGAAATTAGGTGATTTTTCTTTGTTATATAATATCTATATAGTGATAATATAATTTAGCAAAGCAGACCATGGATCCTTGTAACCATCCCATATCTCAAACATTTTTTCATAGCTAAAATATTATACACATACGTTTGGTTAATTTCCCCATAACTAACTTCTGTATCATTTAAGAAAAAAGATAAAGAAAAACCATTTACATATATTCAAGAATTATTTTTAGTTATAACATAAAATTAATTTTCTTATAGTTAATTAATCCTAAATTTAATTCCAATAATGATTGTTGAGAAATAAAAATCTTATTGTCACAACAAAGCAGTAAGCCCTAATTAGCTAATTGCTTGCTGTACAAAAGAAATTAGGCCCTAAAAGCGCGGGTATGTAACTTTAAATTACAGTTATAATATGTACAAGACATAACATTTTATGTGGAAATAACATAATAAAAATTTCATTTTATAGAAAATCAACAAACTAAAACGAGCACTTGTGCCAGAGTTCTCGTTTTATAAAATGCCGTCATTCATTATGTTATGTTTGTGAGTCATGAACAATTGAATGATGCGAAAAGTAAGGTTCAAAATAGTTTATGTCGCTGCTATTAAGTAGGTGTCCGTACTAAAAAACAGCTAGCAAAAAGCTAACTGCTCTAAAAAAAGAAGTGAAGAAATACAAGGGAGGATTATTTGAGTACCGGCTTATTGCCCATGTATAGTATGCGATATGTATTAAAGGGTATTCAGATTTGCAAAAATAAAAAGAGCACCTTTGAACAGTGCTCTTTCCTTGAGTGTATATTGCAGGGACTTTCAGGAAGGTTTTTAAGGAATAAAATGAATAAGCTCGACTCTGAATGGAAGCGGCCTCACAATAACATATGAAAAAGTCGTAGTAGGAGTGACAATGAAAGTATTCAAAACTCAACAAAGTGATCCTTTTAAGCAGCATATAAATGTTTTTGTAATTTCATAGCGAAAAATATTTTATCAAAATTGGTAGGATGCGCTAATTTACTGTCGAATTGGTACATGAACTAGAAGGAGGGAGTACAATATATGCTATATCATTTAATAAAATTAGGGGAAGCATTAGAATCTGAGGTAAAGCAATCCGAGGATAGATTATATTTTGATTCAGTAAATTTTGGAGTTTGGGCGTCAAAAAGTATTTTGTATATAGAGAAGTATCATAAAGGCTCTTTTATAGTAAATCAAATGAAGAAAAGTTATAAAGAAATAGATTATACAAATAATTATACATTTTACAAATTGATGTTAAGTACATTGAAAGTAATACAAGATGAAGAAAATGAAGAAATAAAGGAAGTTAAAGCATAATTTAAAATTAATTGAAGGGAAAGTAAAGCGTGTATCATATAAGTTTTGAGTAGAAGAATGGAAAAAAGTCCGGCTAGAAAACTAGAGGACACCAATTTTTAAAACAGTTATTACAGCTGTCTTAAGAAATGGTGTCCTCTTTTATTTTGAAAGGGGGGATGGGGAAATGAAGTCACTAAGAGATCAGCTATGTGAATGGAAAAAGCAATCAAAACAAGTTAAAAAGAAAAATAAGAAAAAACGAAAAGAGAAATTAAGCGCTCGTGAAATTGAAGATTTAATGGGGAGGAATAGATTTTGTTAGGAACGTAGACGTTGGACGTTAAGACAAAAGTAATTTAATAATACAAAGGAGTGGTCATACATAACTAAACAATTATCTTTCTTTCTAAAAATCGATAGAGAAGCAACACAAGAGGAATTAGAAAGCGTGTTGGAAAGTGTACGTATACATAGACAATTTGGGATGATGCGTAAAGAAATGAAAATCTCTCTTTCTTATGAAATGCGTGAGCACGTTCCTACACATGCAGTTGGTAAGCCATTAGAAGATGTTTCCATGACAAATATTCAACAAAGTAAACAAGAAGAATGCCTTGAAAGAATATCATTACGTATTGATCAGTTTATAAATCCATTAGGAAACGGGCATGTAGGAATTATCCAAAGGGATAATATTTATAAATGTTATTTAGAAGAAGAGGATGTATGTAGTTATATGTTTTATAACGAAATTGAAATGTAAGAGCGTACTTATAGACGTTAGAAGTCCAAAGCTTTTTATAAGCTCGCTTTTGTACTTGGATTAGAAGTTTACGAGAGAGAATGAAGGTAATGGATAATGAAATTTTTCAGTCGATACATGATCCAAAGGAAATAAAGCAGCTAAAAGAGTATTATAAGGAGAAGAGTGTACGAAATTATATTTTATTCATTATGGGCATTAATATGGATCTCAGAATATCAAATATTTTGAAATTGAAAGTAGGGGATGTCAGAGGCAGTCATATCTTTATGAGGGAAAAGAAAACAGGGAAACAGAAACGAATACAAATTACTGCAGCTCTTAGAAGCGAACTTAGTTGGTTTATTGAAGAAAGAGAAGACAATGAGTATTTATTACAAAGTGGACAATGTAGGAGTCGTAGCGTGACATATAAGATAGTAAACGGAGCAGCATCAGAGTTTGGATCAGATGAAATAGACACACATACGTTGAGAAAGACGTACGGGTATCACATGTACATGCAAGCCAAAAATGTATTACTCATGGAAATATTCAATCTCTCGTCATAGAAGGTCACGTTACGTTATATAGGTGTAAACTAAGATGTAATGGATAAAGCAATGACTAGGTTTAAAATCTAAGCATTGCTTTTTAAAAAAATCTATACAGTCACTCATAAATTGCGTACTGTGCAATTCAAAAGAGAAAGTTAAATGAATTTAATAATATCAAGGGATTCAGCGAAGTGCTCAGTTAAATGCAATATAAGATATGTGTAACTGACAAGCATAAAATGATGAGATTCTGTATAGTAGTTAAATATACTTAATATGAGGTGATGATGGATTGGCTTGCGAAGAGCTACTGTGTGAATTGGTTGAGTATAAAATGTTGCAGGGCGAAAAACCGAATCTTTTAAGGATAAATCCAAATTATTATAGAATGATATTAGAGGACTTGGCTTATCCAGAGTGGCTAATTAGAAAAAAACAAAAGGCAAAAGAGCATGAGTTATTAGGGATTAGAGTGCAAATAACAGAGCAAATTGAAAAATTTGAAATGAGAATAGTGAAAAAGTTGGCAGAGTCTTGACTGTTTCTTGGCAGAAAATGTGCCGGTTATTTTTGAATTTCCGTGTTATAGTTGTATTGTGAGAAGTGGCGGAAAACACACCTCATACAGATTTTCTGTATTTTTCCTAAACGACCTATAGTGACGGCATATAAAATCCGAAACCAGATTTTGATGGTACCAGGTTGAATGTAACCGTTGAAAAAAGAATATCCTTGAAGTGACCCCTAAAAGTTAGACACGGTTATTTCATTAGGCAGCTTGATAAAAGTGAGTCCGGTATTGTACCGGGCTCATTTTTAATTTTGCCTTAATCCGTTTCGTATTATAATAATCTATATATTTTTCTAATTCTATTTTAAAGTGCTCTACATTTTCAAATTCTTTTATGTAGAGGAACTCCGACTTCATAATCCCAAAGAAATTTTCTATTACTGCGTTGTCGTAACAGTTTCCTTTTCGAGACATACTCTGGACGATAGCTCTTGATTCAAGTGTCCGGACGTACTGTCTCATTTGATAATGCCATCCTTGATCCGAATGCATCAGTAGCTGGTGGGTTTCGGGTAAACGTTCCAATGCTTTCTCTAACATGTCTGAAACAAGCGAATACGTCGGTCTAGAACCAATTGTATAGGTAATAATTTCACCATTATACAAATCTAATACAGGTGATACATACAGTTTTTCTCCAAACAATTTAAACTCTGTGATGTCTGTTACCCACTTTTGATTCGGTGCATCTGTATGAAAATTACGCTCTAAAATATTAGGTGCAATTCTACCGACTTTTCCTTTATAGGATTTATATTTCTTCATACGCACAACACACTTTAACCCAAGCTCTTTCATAATGCGCTGAACCTTCTTGTGGTTCACTTTCTGGCCACGATTCGTTAATTCATCACGAATGCGACGGTAACCATAACGACCTTCATTTTCCTCATAAATCGCTTTAATCTCAGCTTTCAAATCGGCATCTACATCTGGACGATTCATTTTCTTTACTAAATCATAATACGTGCTTCGAGGAATAGTAGCTAGCTCCACGAGTGCCTTGACCGAATATTTATGCCTTAATTCATAGACTACTTGCGCTTTGTCTTGTTTTGTGATTTTTCCTTGTTTTGAACTAAGGCATTTAACTTTTTTAAGTACTCATTTTCCATCTCAAGCTGTTTAATGCGTGCTTCAAGTGCTTCGACTGACCCTTCAGTTAAAGGTTGTTTTAATTGTTTATTTGAATCTTTTTTCATGGACGGACGCCCCTTTTTCTTAGATTGAAGAGCATCAATTCCTTGTGTTTCGAGCTGTTTTTTCCAAACAGAAATCGTTGAAGGGGCAGGAATATTAAAGATAGCTGCCGTCTTAAATAAGGACATACCGTTTTCAATCATAAAGTTTAGTACGTCTAAGAAAAGCTTCCAGACCATTCTGTTTATATTGGTTTACCCAATTCAAAATGATTGTGTCACTTATACCGAGCGATCTACCCAGTTCTCGATAACTTTCATTTCCGTTCAAATAACGTAGAACGATTTGTATTTTTTCATCAGCTGTAAATTTAGCCATAGAAAAACTGCACCTCCAATTGTTAGACTGTGTCTAACAATTGGGGTGCAGTTCACAATAAAGTCCTATACATACATATATCATTGTATGAGATAAATCTTAACGAATTATTTCGTAAAAAAACCAGTTACGGGATCTCAATGATTATTAGGTTTATTATTATCGCGATGGAAGGTTATATTTTTTTTGCAGATACATTTTTTTGTCCAGTAGCATTCTTTCTCAAAGCGAATACATTTTGTAACACATTTACGCTGTCTCACGCGAACACGCTTTGTAACAAACGTACATTTTTTTTCGCGAATGCGTTTTGTTACAAATGTCCATTTCTTTATACGAGTACATTTTGATACAAACGTCCATTTCTTTACATGATTACATTTGGTTTTCGGGCATCTACAGCTTTCTTTTGAGGAACAATCTTCATCGCAATCAAATTGACAGGGATCCTGATGTAAAAAATCTTCCATTCCTGCACTTTTTAGTTCCTCAACTGCTTTTTGAATATCACGTTGCATAGAAATTTCCCCTCTTTCTATTTAGGATTTACATAACTATGATGTGAGAATAAGGCACTAAAAGTTTAGGACAGGAGTTTATATGTGAAAAAATGAATAAAATTTATGTCATGAAAAGAGAACAGAAATTTAAACGTGTGATGTAGCAAAATAATAATTTTGAGAGAGATTTTTTCCATATGAATCTTTTGCTCATTAATTGAAGTGAACTCCGGAAACAGTCGGTTTTCAAGTAATTGTACAAAAAAAGACACCCAAAGGTGCCTTCCTCCGACTTGAAGACCCTAATTTTTAAGCCTGTTTTGAATGTGTTCTTTTATTGTATATTTAGAGGATATTAAGGGATTTGATGCGAAATTAAGGAAATTAAAGAAATGAAAGTAAATCTTAATAAATCGATTAAGGTGAACATGGTATTTCTTTTTCACTATCTATATAAAAGCCAAAAGTATGATTTTTTTGGGATTAATATTATATGAAGTTTCATCCTCATACAACGAATCAACAATTACATCTAAAAACAAGAAAAAGACACCCACTTGATTGTCTTTTTCTGATTTAAATTACTTTTATTTAGCCCTATTTTAAACTTAAATAAAGCTTGTTTATTCTTACTCTCTATATAAGGAACAAGGTTGTATTTGCCAAAAATTTTTTCGGCTGGTTTTTAACTTTCGCTAAGCCGAATAGGGGCAAGTTGCTTGAATTGGATTAGCAATTGTACCAGCCGAATTGCTTTTTCTGTTCAAAGTACAATTCCTTTTTCATATAGTCAATGCTATGTGGAGTTTCGCCTTTACATGATGAGCCAGCACTTACACCCAAAAACAGGGGGAAGGATAATTTCAAGGTTTAATTTAGTATTTATTTTTTTGAGTAGATTTTCTCCAATCATGAAAAGATGTTGGAAATCCAGAAATCCGATTTTGTTTTGCAACAATTGTTTTTTTATTCGAGTTTTTTTCTTCAAGAGATGTCAGCTTTAATTGTAATTTTTCTAACTGTTCTTTCAATTCTTGGTGTTCTATCTTCAAATCTGTAAGTAAACGTAGCATCATATCTGAATTATTCATAAATAGCCTCCTCGTTATCACAGCATAAAATAGAATATGTAAATCACACATTTACTGTGACAAAAGCCTCCTCTTTGTATATGAATGTCTTATTTATTATGTGGGATTAATATAAAGTATTTTATCGGCAGCAAAAAAAAGCAAAATTTTGGTTCTGCTGCAAAGTTTAAAAAAAGTATACATAGGTCGATACATTAGGGATAGAATTTAAGCCATCATCATTAACTGTTGTAATTCCTGGTATGCCGAAAAGGCGAAGTCTTGTGAAAAACTTCGCCTTCGTTTGTAAAGGGCATGAATGGTTTCGATTCCTTTGATTGTACGTGAAGCATGGCGGAGGTTTTGAAATCCTGCGGATTTGACAAAACGTCGCTTGATATGTCTATGATCTTGTTCGATGAGATTATTGAAATGCTTAACAGTACAATGTTTCGTATGCACATAAAAACCATTATTTTTCAGTTTTTTGAGCGCACAAAGTAGAGCTGGAGCCTTGTCTGTTGTGAGAACTGTTGGTTCTCCAAAAGCTTTCACTAACCTTTTCATAAACATATAAGCGGCTTGATGTTCCCTTGTTTTACGAAGTTGAATATCCAAGGTGTATCCTTTTCGATCAATCGCACGATAAAGATAACACCACTCTCCTTTGACTTTGATGTAGGTTTCATCTAAATGCCATGCGAAATGTGCTGATTTATTTTTCTTCTTCCAAATTTGATAGATCAAATTGCCATATTCATGCACCCAACGCATAATGGTTGTAGGATGAACCGATATTCCACGTTCTCTCAAAAGTTCAGATACATCTCGATAACTTAAAGAAAAACGACAGTAGTAGCCGACGGCTACCAAAATAATATCTTTCTTGAACTGTTTTCCTTTAAAATATCTCATGCATCATGCTCCTCGAATCATTTTTCTTACATTTTAATTTCGTTTAGAAAACTTTGCAACAGAACCCTTGTCCGTTTTCTAATGGTAATGCGAGCTTTTGAATAAATTGAATGCGGTCTAATATTTTATGAAAAATTTTAAGTGAAACCGTTCCAGGTGGTTTTCTTAACCAGGATAAATTCGTAATATGTTTGTCGGCAGACTTTGTTAATAGCTGGTCTAATTGTAAAAGTTGTTGTGGAGATAACGCTTTTGTTAACTTTTTAAACGTTTGCCTTTCTGCACGTTCACATACTGCCCAAACTAAATGTTCTATGGCATACATGGCAGGAAGAAGGATTTTTCTTTTTCGCATTTCTTGTATTAAAAGATCAACCAAAATTAGGCCTTTCTCGGTGCCCATAGCAGTTGGAAGAAGCCAATTTGCTAATTCTCGATATTCTCGTAAGGTAAAAGAACGGAATCCAAAATGTTTTCGAATTTTGCTGATGTGTTCTCTCCTTGTTGTATCGCGAATTTTCGCATAATTATGTATAGCTGCAGGCACGATTCCTAATCTTTTTGCAAGTAACGAAACAAGAAAATCGGGTATTTTTTCTCCAGAAGCGAATGGTCGACCAGGAAATCGTAAATAGGCCAATTGAACCGCAAAACCTAATTGATTCGTTGCGCCACGTTGCTGACGGATGATTTGTATATCTTCTTCAGATAATGTGTAGTATCGTATCCGCTCTCGTTCACTCATCTGTTCTGATAATTCATAAAAGTATTCTCGTTGTGCTTGAGTAAGAACCTCTCTCGTCGCCATCTGAATTTCCTCCTATTTCTGTAAATAACGATACACTGTTGTACGAGAAATCTTTAATATTTGCGCAATATCTTTAATGGGGGTTTTCTTAGACACGAGTGTTTGTATCATTTGTTGTTCTTTTTCTCCTAATTTTTCAGGTCTTCCACCAAAACGTCCCCGAGCCCTTGCAGCAATTCGTCCCGCTTCTGTCCGTTCACGAATGAGGTTTCTTTCAAATTCTGCAAAAGAAGCAAATAAGTGAAACATTAATTGTCCTGTAGCGCTAGAGCGATCCATCGTGATATTTTCTTGTACACTATAGAAACTAACGCCCTGTTCATTTAATTCATTTACAATTTGGATAAGATGATGCATCGTTCTCCCTAAACGATCAAGTCGCCAGACTACAAGAGAATCACCAGGTCTCACATATTGAAGAGCTTTTTCAAGGCCGGGCCTTTTTCCAGCGATGCCACTCAACTTATCTTCAAATATTTCATCACATCCATACGCCTTTAAAGCATCTATTTGTAAATCCAAATTTTGAACTACAGTTGATACACGAACATAACCAATTTTCAATTTGTAGTCTCTCCCTGTTTAATAATTTAATTTTAGATGGATATCTGAACATACATAATTGTACACTGTTTATGGACACAGGTAAAATGCCCATAATTCGGGTTTCCCTAGAAAAAGTAAAATAAGTCCAATACATGTTCGGATTTATTTTCTACAATTTCTTTCAATGACGAATAATTAGATATCTACAACACTCTATTTCGTATCCCTCTCTTTTTTCGAGGAATGGGAAGAAACATCCAAGTGTGAATTTTGTTCATATAAAAGTGAATGCATCTTTCCTCACCCTTAAAAACAACAAAAAAATTGCTCTACAGAAATCTGAGGCTTTAATAAGTACATGCAATACATAAAGAGAAGGTTTAAAAGATTAATACCCTTACTAAAAATAATGGACTTATTTGTAGAAACATTGTTACAGGAATACATAGGGGCATTACGAATATATAAAAAGGCACCTGGCATATACTTGTTAGGTGTCTTAAGAATAAGGACTATATAAGGAGTGAAAAAGATGAACTCTTATCAAAATACAAATGAATATGAAATATTGGATGCCTCACAAAAAAATTCTACTATGTCTAATCGTTATCCAAGGTGCCCACTAGCAAATAATCCACAAGTTCCTTTACAAAATACAAGTTATAAAGATTGGCTTAATATGTGTCAAACTATTACTCCACTTTGTACTCCTGTAGAGACTGATAGTGATTATGTCGCTGCCTTTATAGGGGTACTTGGCTCTATATTCGGCGCTATGCCTGGTCCAGGAGCAGCTGTAGGATTATTTTTAAGTAGTTTTTCAACAATAATACCTATTCTTTGGCCAAATGACACAACACCGATATGGAAAGAGTTCACAAAACAAGGATTGCAACTTTTCAGACCGGAATTAGGCAGAGATGCAATAGAAATTATAGGGAATGACGTACAGGCAGAGTACAATGCGCTAAAAACCATGATGCAGGACTTTGAAACTAAGTTTGCAACTTGGGATCTCAATAGAACTCGAGCTAATGCAATAGCTGTCACAACTGAATTTAACTCTGTTAAAAATCAAATTATCCGAC
This Bacillus thuringiensis DNA region includes the following protein-coding sequences:
- a CDS encoding preprotein translocase; its protein translation is MNNSDMMLRLLTDLKIEHQELKEQLEKLQLKLTSLEEKNSNKKTIVAKQNRISGFPTSFHDWRKSTQKNKY
- a CDS encoding IS6 family transposase, producing the protein MRYFKGKQFKKDIILVAVGYYCRFSLSYRDVSELLRERGISVHPTTIMRWVHEYGNLIYQIWKKKNKSAHFAWHLDETYIKVKGEWCYLYRAIDRKGYTLDIQLRKTREHQAAYMFMKRLVKAFGEPTVLTTDKAPALLCALKKLKNNGFYVHTKHCTVKHFNNLIEQDHRHIKRRFVKSAGFQNLRHASRTIKGIETIHALYKRRRSFSQDFAFSAYQELQQLMMMA
- a CDS encoding recombinase family protein, producing MKIGYVRVSTVVQNLDLQIDALKAYGCDEIFEDKLSGIAGKRPGLEKALQYVRPGDSLVVWRLDRLGRTMHHLIQIVNELNEQGVSFYSVQENITMDRSSATGQLMFHLFASFAEFERNLIRERTEAGRIAARARGRFGGRPEKLGEKEQQMIQTLVSKKTPIKDIAQILKISRTTVYRYLQK